The following are from one region of the Coriobacteriia bacterium genome:
- the xseA gene encoding exodeoxyribonuclease VII large subunit: protein MEQDRALSVTEAMNRAKGALEAVRVRVVGEVSEFNDKPGYKAAYFTVCDGSAAMPCLMWRDVYDGSGISLRCGMLVELTGQFSAYVPKGRMQFTVRRLELAGEGRLRLQVAELARRLEAEGLMRAERKRALPSHPQRIAVVTSPRGKAIHDVLRTLRRRYPLAEVLVAGVQVEGDGAERELVGGLRTACDAGPDVVLLVRGGGSYEDLMPFNSEAVARAVAASPVPVVTGIGHEPDTSIADMVADVRASTPTAAAEAVAPAMEDVSKMLDRDRRSLAHALHHRVSRYEHRLLRLAERPALSDPYAVLGPASQAIDLASMRLRRAIPERISRDLQRVGHARQRLVTVGPRLLERTSARPAVLAARLEDLSPLGILSRGWAAAFGADGRTVVRSVVQVSRGDHLNVRVSDGVIACTVDDVTNGENRG, encoded by the coding sequence GTGGAGCAGGACCGTGCGCTGTCGGTGACAGAAGCGATGAACCGAGCCAAGGGCGCGCTCGAGGCCGTACGGGTCCGCGTCGTCGGCGAGGTTTCGGAGTTCAACGACAAGCCGGGGTACAAGGCGGCCTACTTCACCGTGTGTGACGGTTCGGCGGCGATGCCCTGTCTCATGTGGCGCGACGTCTACGACGGATCCGGCATCTCACTGAGGTGCGGCATGCTCGTCGAGTTGACCGGGCAGTTCTCGGCGTACGTTCCCAAGGGCCGCATGCAGTTCACCGTCAGGCGCCTGGAGCTGGCCGGCGAAGGCCGACTTCGCCTGCAGGTTGCAGAACTCGCCCGACGCCTGGAAGCGGAAGGGCTGATGCGCGCCGAGCGTAAGCGAGCGCTACCGAGCCATCCGCAGCGCATCGCGGTGGTGACCTCACCGCGTGGCAAGGCCATCCACGACGTGCTGCGGACGCTGCGTCGCAGATATCCTCTGGCCGAGGTCTTGGTGGCGGGCGTCCAAGTCGAGGGCGATGGCGCGGAACGTGAGCTGGTAGGCGGGCTACGCACGGCCTGTGATGCAGGCCCCGATGTGGTGCTCCTGGTCCGGGGAGGCGGAAGCTACGAGGACCTGATGCCGTTCAACTCAGAGGCGGTAGCGCGTGCTGTGGCCGCAAGCCCGGTGCCCGTCGTGACCGGCATCGGACATGAACCGGACACGTCTATCGCCGACATGGTCGCCGACGTGCGTGCCTCGACGCCCACGGCGGCTGCCGAGGCTGTGGCGCCGGCGATGGAAGACGTATCGAAGATGCTCGATCGAGACCGACGATCGTTGGCGCATGCGCTTCATCACCGTGTCTCGCGCTATGAGCATCGCTTGCTCCGGCTTGCGGAGCGCCCGGCGCTATCGGATCCCTATGCCGTCTTGGGACCAGCGAGTCAGGCGATCGATCTGGCCTCCATGCGGCTGCGACGAGCGATTCCCGAGCGCATCTCGCGCGATCTGCAGCGCGTCGGGCACGCCCGGCAGAGACTGGTCACGGTCGGACCGAGGCTGCTCGAACGCACCAGTGCCCGGCCAGCGGTACTCGCAGCTCGGCTTGAGGATCTCTCCCCACTGGGTATCCTGTCGCGGGGATGGGCCGCCGCATTCGGTGCTGATGGACGAACGGTGGTTCGCAGTGTCGTTCAGGTGTCCCGGGGCGATCACCTGAATGTGCGCGTGTCAGACGGTGTCATCGCATGTACTGTGGATGACGTGACGAACGGAGAGAATCGTGGATGA
- a CDS encoding zinc metallopeptidase, which yields MFLDPTYLLIMVVSVGLGFATQAYIKSTFRKWSHVPLSTGRSGADVARAILNSSGLSGVEIVAVPGELTDHYDPRSKKLALSEAVYAQPSVAAAGVAAHEAGHAIQDEQGYVWGKVRTSLVPVVNFGSSSAGILILLGLFTSITGLLWLGIIAYSFAVLFQLVTLPVEFDASKRAIANLETIGMVSPDQISGARQVLNAAALTYVAAALISLLNLVYYFGLARRD from the coding sequence ATGTTTCTCGACCCCACCTACCTGTTGATCATGGTCGTGTCCGTTGGACTGGGTTTCGCGACTCAGGCTTACATCAAGTCGACGTTTCGCAAGTGGAGTCATGTACCTCTTTCGACCGGTCGCTCCGGAGCCGACGTCGCCCGCGCGATACTCAACTCATCCGGTCTGTCCGGCGTTGAGATCGTTGCGGTGCCCGGAGAGCTGACCGACCACTATGATCCGCGGTCCAAGAAGCTTGCGCTCTCTGAGGCGGTCTACGCTCAGCCGAGCGTGGCCGCTGCGGGCGTGGCGGCGCACGAGGCAGGACATGCCATTCAGGATGAGCAGGGATACGTGTGGGGCAAGGTGCGCACATCCCTCGTGCCGGTGGTGAACTTCGGCTCCTCGTCGGCGGGCATACTCATCTTGTTGGGGCTGTTCACGAGCATCACGGGTCTTCTGTGGCTCGGGATCATCGCCTACTCGTTCGCGGTCCTGTTCCAGCTCGTGACGCTCCCCGTTGAGTTCGATGCGTCCAAGCGGGCCATTGCGAACCTCGAGACGATCGGGATGGTCTCGCCCGATCAGATCTCCGGTGCTCGCCAGGTTCTCAATGCGGCCGCCCTGACCTACGTCGCGGCCGCCCTCATCTCACTTCTGAACCTGGTGTACTACTTCGGTCTGGCGCGTCGGGACTGA